TCAAACAATATGTCTAAAGTATTTGTTATCACTTTCCAGTTTGAGCCCTCTAACTCTGTATCATTCTTGATGTCTAGCTCAGAAGAATCCGGCTCACTTTTTGGAATGATTCTTTCGATTAATTCGTTCGATATATGTGcaaactttgaagacaccTCTCGAGACCTGGTGGCGAGGTTCGAGTCCAAAGTTTTATGGAAACCGATATCATTTGCCCTCAAAGCACCCGCAGTTCTTATATTCTGCACCACACTAGGAATGATATCCTCATGTAGCAATTCAAGCACTGGCTTTGTCATAGTTAACTGGAGCTGGTCTGGAGTTGATTTTTTTTGTTACAAAGACAGTGCGAACAAAAGTCATCTCATCGCATCCTGAAAATTATTGATTTGTAACGGGAAGATCATCATGGTTTATACCTGTAACTCGTGTAACTTGGCGTTCGAAGATGCCACAAACCAAAGGGATCATATGAAAGGCGACTGGCACAGATATAACTTAAAGAGGAGAGTAGCTCAATTACCTcctgttgatgaagagtCCTTCAATCTTAAAGTCTCAGCAACAAGTCAAGAATCAAATGACTCAGAAAAGTCTAACAAGAAAGCAGaaaggagaagaaagaaggaagagattTTGGAACAGAAGCGTAAGATTCTTGAAACAGCTAGAAGAGCAATGCAGCAAAAACAAGATGCACAGTTAATGAGTGGAATGGAAGAGCTTGGGTTGGAGGTGTCAGATCCAATTTTTATTCAAGAGCAACCAAAGGATACCTTGTCATCTGAGGAACTCGAAGAACAGTTATATAAggaaaaagagaagaatCGTGTTGATATACCgccaagtacttgtttATTCTGTCATCCAAAGGAAAGGGCagattttgcaactgttGACGAAAGCATCGAACATATGTTCCAAAAGCATGGATTATATGTTCCAGAAATAAAATACTTAGTGGACAAAGAAGGATTAATCAGATATCTTGGAGAGAAGATAGGGTTTGGTAACATTTGTTTGTGCTGTAATtatcaaggaagaaatgTAGAGGCGGTGAGGGAGCACATGAAGGTTAAGAGACATATGAGAATACCATACGAATCTGAAGATGAGAAGCTTGAGATATCTGAGTTTTACGACTTTTCTTCTACATACAATGACTTTTTTAAAGCTGAGGATTTGATAGGTGAAaatgatggtgatgattgGGAAGACATTTCAGGAGAGGAAGGGGAGTACAATTCTGACGAAGACTTACCCGAGAAAGATGCAGGTGCTATAGTCCAAAACGGGTTTGAGTTGATTTTACCTACTGGTAAGGTATTGGGACATAGAAGCTTGCAGAGGTacttcaaacaaaacttGCCACCCGAAAGAGAGTTGAGTGAAGGCCAAGGGACAATAGTAGCAGCTGAAGACAGACATATGTTGAATGTTAGAGATAAGAAAGAATTTGGTACTCAGAAGTTGGCTTGGAGACTGGAACAGTATAATGCTAAATTTTATGAAAAGAAGGCCGCCAAGAACGCCAATAATCAAATGCATTATAGAGACCAGTTGTTGCAATAGagtatatatatatatatatatatatattgaGGAATGCAGCCTTCATGTAATTGCGAGTAGAATGCCTGATACACCTAATTCGATAAAAGTATTGAGAAGAACAAACCATACACCAAAATATAAAAGTTTTGGCAGGAAAACCGTCCATATGAATAAGTGGAATCTCAAATTATAGCAGGCAAATATCAAGTTTGTACAACAAATAGAGTAAAACAAAAGGTTAGTCAATaatttcaaattcaagagtttgaatttgatccccttcaaattgatcaaatcactagcaaagtttttgatttgaaaaTTAACCAAGTTCGTCTCAAATATTAACTGAATGGAAGACAATGACCAGAAAATTGGTCCACTAAAATTTGATATGAAAGTCAATGCACTAACTTTTTCGAGTTGATAAGATTTAATACCGTTGTAAGCATTAGATAGATCAACAGTTGCCAACAGGTTCGTACCACccatggagaagaaggtcaaGTTTGAGATTAGAAAGCTGAACAGGCTTACTATAAATACCAACTGGTCTAATTGTGTGTAGTTTTCCCTGTAGCTAAGAAGAATTTTGCTGAAGTGATGCTTAATAATAAAAAATATCAAAAACATTGGAACCAATTCAatttttgtttggtttATTAAGAATAACGTtaacaagttgaccaaatcaGTGATAAGACCTATTTTGAATCCCCTTAAAAACTTTAAAGCAATCCTGAAGAAGATTATCAATAGAACTCCAGCCAAACAATTATTGGATAATGAAACAAGTAAGTTCGAAATACGAGATTTATCGAATTCTCTGATATCAAATGATAGTAAGTTCCAGCTGATAAAAGTTTCCAACCACTCAGGTATATCATATCCATCCATATACCCTTGTAGTAGTTTGAACGAGAATGACATAGTAGCGAGGATACTTAAACTAACAAAGGTGATTCCATTATTAACATCGTTATTCAAATAAGAAACATCATAAGAGTTTGACGATATCAGAAAGTTGAAACAGTGCCTTATGGAACCTTGGAAGTAGATTAAAGAACCGCAGACTAAGTATGTTAAACCAACCAAAAACCATAAAAGCGGAGGATTTTCTAAAAGc
The sequence above is drawn from the Yamadazyma tenuis chromosome 3, complete sequence genome and encodes:
- the REI1 gene encoding pre-60S factor rei1 (EggNog:ENOG503NX8I; COG:S); the encoded protein is MVYTCNSCNLAFEDATNQRDHMKGDWHRYNLKRRVAQLPPVDEESFNLKVSATSQESNDSEKSNKKAERRRKKEEILEQKRKILETARRAMQQKQDAQLMSGMEELGLEVSDPIFIQEQPKDTLSSEELEEQLYKEKEKNRVDIPPSTCLFCHPKERADFATVDESIEHMFQKHGLYVPEIKYLVDKEGLIRYLGEKIGFGNICLCCNYQGRNVEAVREHMKVKRHMRIPYESEDEKLEISEFYDFSSTYNDFFKAEDLIGENDGDDWEDISGEEGEYNSDEDLPEKDAGAIVQNGFELILPTGKVLGHRSLQRYFKQNLPPERELSEGQGTIVAAEDRHMLNVRDKKEFGTQKLAWRSEQYNAKFYEKKAAKNANNQMHYRDQLLQ